The genomic DNA CCCTTAGCCTGTGTGGGAAGCCAGCTCCTACACCAAGTGCCAGTCGGTGCCGTGGAGGGGGCTCTACGCCTACAACCGAAGCACAGGCGTCTCCCAGCTGCACCGCACAGTCCTGGAGACTCCCAGGCTGCCGGAGTTGGGGGAGCAGCCACCGACGGCCAAGCCCTGGCCCGGGGGGCCTCCACACACCCTCTTCCAGAGCGTGCACAGGAGTGCCACGAAGACGCGCACACAGGACCGCGCACACCTCACACAGAAGAATCTTGGCAAGTGAGTGGTTGTCAGTGTGGACACAAACGGGCAAAGACTTTCTGGGGAAAGCAGGGCCCCACCTGCCTCCCGCCTCAGTGGGCACTGGAGGACACTCTGGGCTTGAGGAACAGGACCCTTGGCTGTGGACACTGCTGGGCTGATGCCCAAGCCCACTCTTCCGTCCTCTCTGTGGGCACACATGGCACTTGAACCCCCACCACAAGATGTCCACACCAGGGGCTTCTGGGCATCAGGGCAGTCCTCAAGTGCCTTTTTATTCAACCCGGCTTTGGTGAAAACACAATTCAGGTATGGATATAGAGAAATCCGCAGACACATACGGCTCATGTTAAGCTATGTCGCTTGTTTATTGCGGCTCGCAGATGGGATGGAACGCTGAGCACAGGCTCCTTGGCGCTGGGGTCGGGCTCTGCAGTGAGTGGTCACAGACTTGTGGGCAGCTCTTCCTTCTCGCTGGGGCCACCGCTAATGCAGCCCTGCAACACGGCAGAGCGGCGGGGTCACTTACAAACGCACGCCCGCTCCACTCTCCTGGGGTGCACACGAGCGTTTACAACCACAGGGCCAGGGCACTGACGTTAAGGCTGAATTCCACACTTCTTCTTACTCCCCTCAAGGTACAGAGGATGCtcagttcacacacacacacacacacacacacagagcatctCAGGTTCGCTTTCTCTGTTGCACACTCAATGCAATTACATGACCCGAGCCGAGCGCTGCAAGGGAACGAGGCCCGGGCTCCTCCTGTCAGCACCGTGGTAGCACAGAGCGGCCCATCCTGCACCGTGACGTCCGCGGCTGCACTGTCCCTGACCGGCTCCCCCTGCTCAGGGTGGGCTGGCGTGCGGGGCATGTCCAGGCAGGACTTCCTGCGCATGGAGAGACTGGCTGCCTGGGAGACCCATGGCGCTAATCCACACCTGTCCCCCGTTCTCCGAGGAAATGTGGTCCTGGTGGACGCGGCCTGACAGAACTTTCTCACCTAAGGCTTGTTTTTCATGCTGAGCAAAGAGGGACTTAAATGTTAGTGGACAACCTCTGAATAAAGTCTTCGCAAACATACAGGGTACAAAGCAGGGCGATGCCTTGGTCCAAGGAGAAAACCTTCACTAGGGAAAACATCCTTAGTATCATGCTACCCCAGGGAGTCTGTCGGCGCCGCTCTCCCACGTCCCGTGCGAGAGCAGGCCCTGGAGGGACCCGTGGCCAAGTCGGAGTGGGGACGGCGATCTACACGACGTAGCTGCTCCACGACCGGACGCTCGGTTGGGAGCGAGCTCGCGCACCGCCTCAATGAGGGAGGCTCTGGGCCGCAGGCCGGCGAGCCTGTTTTCCTTTGTGAGTCTTCACACCAACAGCAAACGACATAGTGAGGATTTTTCTGGTGGGGCTCAAATCGCACCATAGGGCTAGAGCTCTTAAATTATGTGAAATGTCTTAATAAGAAAGCTGAGATAAGAAAGTTTTTACCTTggtgaaatatttcttttcttttaacacatcccgttaaaaaaaaaaaaccaccccaaataACAAAATGCTTGTTACCCTTACCCCTCTCCTGAAGAGTCTGCAGAAGAAGCCTCTCTTCGGTTTGGGAACCGAGTGATACATTTTCTCTTCCACATTCAACACCATGTTTTCTTCAGGCTCATCTTCATTGATGTCCTTAAAACAACCCGATTCGATCATCTGTGTCCACACAAGAGCAGGACAGAAAAGGGGAGAGACATCACGAGGTCGGTCAGCCATTTCCTGCCCGACACCCAGCTCGGCACACGGGGCCACTCCCGTTCCCATGCTCGGGTAGGGAATGCAGCCTCTCTTTCCCCCCTGTGAGTGCACCCCCCAGAGCAGGTAAGGACTGGGCACGGGCCAGGCCCGCTTTGAAAGTGGGACCCAGGGTGGTGAACTGTCCCTCTCCTGTGCAGGCACCAGGGCAGCTGCCTTGCATAATCttacccacccacacacacacagagacacacgcacacacgcacgcacgcacacagacacacgcgcacacacacacaggcgcatgcacacagacacagacacacatgcacacgcacgcacgcataagggcaggatttttttctcctggtgCTGTACCCAGTACAAACAGGCAGTACCTCGTTCTGCCAGGGGATGGAGACACAGCCCGTAGCAAACTGACTGTAGAATGTGTCATCTGTGGTGTCCAGGTAGACCCCTCTCACCGTGGAGAACTGCTCGATGTCCACGATGTCCTTACAGTAAATGGCGTGCGGCTGTGCACCAACAACAAAGAGGCGTTGGCTCTGGGATTACTGGAGTCGTTCTTAGTCTCCTTAATTACTAAGAATGCAGCGCGTGTGAAATCGATGCATTCACACTGTATTTGAAGCCTTTTCCTCCCTCTCGGGAGCTCTTCTCAGTCACAGACCCCGTGGATGCCCTCTGGTCCGCAAACCTCCCGAGGCCCGCACCCTTCCCTTTCCTGCAGTGGTAAATGGGTGACAGGCAGAGGAGGGATGGAAAGCCATGGAACCCTTGGCCTCCTTCATGTGAAGTGCCTCATGCAGAGTCTAAGTGAAAAAGGGCAGTCCCGCTTCTTGACCTCCTGTCAGAGCTCATCTAGTGGCCTCCAGCCGCCCCTCCTCTGGGACAGGAGCCCCAGCCTGCTGCCCTCGGGGGCAAGCCAGCAGGGCGTCCGGGCCTGGGCCATGGCCTCCTCCAGCGCAGCCACCTGAGCTCCTAGAAATCAGGAACGTAAACACAGGAGTCCAGCTACCAGCCAAACCATGATCGTGCAGGACGCACCGGTAGTTCTGAGAAACGCCCTACCCGTGGGCGGGAACCTGCATGATCTAAGAAGGGCCATTCTGTAGGCCGCTGGTCTGCAACCTCAGAGCAGCTGCTACCCATTCAGTCCCCACACAGCGGGGCCATGGAAGCAAGTGGGGGCCCCACCCAGAAGACAGTCCAGGGGAAGGCTGGTGAGGACTGAGCCCAGGCTGAAGGCCCAGAACcctgtcctcccaccccccccgccccggacaAGACTGCCTGACCGTTACCACGGGACGCCCCTGTCAGCGGGCCCCCACAGTTCCTCTGGTTACATTCAGTAGAATACCCGGAAAGTCAGCCCCAGAGCCTCGACCTGgcaggccctgccccaggcctctgAGCACAGCAAGGGGAGTCATCACCGCTCCCTGGAGAAGACTGCCTTCCCTGCTCCTTTCACACCTGATGGCCCACATCAAGTCCCTGGGGTGCACATCCCTGTCCAGTGGTTCGCTCCGTTCGTCATTTGTTCCGCTGCCCACATTTGCGGGCTGGAGCAAGCGACACCAGGCAAGACCTTGCTTTCTTGTGCTCCCTGGGGTCCTAACGCCTCCATCTGTGTCTAGCAGGTGGTAGGCGCTCAGTAAACATGCAGTGTGTGAACTCATTCAAAGAAAGGAGCTACAACTACAACATATTGGAATATAAAAACATAGTAAGTCCTGACTTGCGCAACTAAAAATGTTTCAATTGTACACCTCAGTTCCATCATGTCCTGCAGAATTATCTCCATATTTCTGTTAAGGACAGACTGCTGTCCgttcatttctgctttcctcAACAGGGATATCCTGCCTGCAGGTGTTCCCACCAAGGACTGACCCAAGCCGGGCCCTGTGCTAAGCGCGCGGACCTGGCCCCTGAGTAGGTCTCCACGGCAGGCTCACAAGAAGCTCAGGTGACCTCCAGGGCTCCCTGCAGGCGGCATGGAGCCAGGACCTTGGAGACACGGAGAGCTGAAGTGCTTCCCAGACTACAGAGGTGGGTGTGCTGGCACTGACACAAGAAAGGGGATGCTGTCACATGGAAGGCCTTACAGGGCCCGCCGAGGAGGCGGTGGGGTGGTGCCGGGGCTCCGAGCAGGGCAGAGCCAGGTTCGGCTGCCAGGAAGGCCCATGGGGACCTGTGAGGACAGTGTGGTGaggagccagaggctgggagggggcaccCGAGCAGAAGCACAGCCAGGTGGTACCAGTGGCCCTGTATCTGCTAGAAAATCACAGGGTTCTGTGGATCCATTTTCTTGGACACCCTGCTCCTGTCTGGGCAACGTACTTACATCAGGACAGAAAGGCGGATCTAATATATTTGCTTCCAGCCTCTTGAAATTAATGTCCTTGAACACGGGGTGAGCTTTTACTTCCACTGCTCCGGCCTTGCTGCCCAGCCGCTGTTTGGGATTCTTGGTGAGTAACTATGCAAGAGGCAGAAACGGAGTCAATTTAAGCTCATAGGATAGAAGAGAGAACTCGGAAAGTCTCCATAATAATAAGCAAAGAATCAGGGGTGGCAAAAAGCACTTCCATCCAAACAAAGTTACTCAAATTTCAAAGTTTCGCCCAAACCTCCTTAATTCACATTTCACAAATTTAGAAGAGACGACGCTTCAAAAAGGAGGGGAACTAATATAACAGCCTTTGAGCTACCAGCAAATAAAGGTTGGCTAAGTAAATCCTTAAGGAAAAAGTTTTAGCCATGTAAAAATTAGGGgactcttttaaaagaaataggaaCTGTCAAGAACTTCACAGACACCATTCtaatgttatatttataaatagagACTATTTTAATCTATCCCTTAAAAAGATCACCAAGGAGCTCATATGAGGCAAAAATTCGGCAAACCAAATTCTAGAAATTGTATATTCTTAAAATGAACAGACAGCATCTCTTTCAAAAGTATTCCTTACtcatatattcataattttcacCAAATAGGGCCTCATCCACAGTTATCATCAGTCAGAAAGGTTTGGCTGTGCTCAGAGCAACACGGGACAGGTCAGGCTCTAAAGCAGGGCCGGGCCTGACCTCGTCAAGGTTTCAGCACAGCCCAGCCTGGCCGGTGCTGCTGCGCTCTGGGGGTGGAGCTCAACAGCCTTGCGAGGGACCAGCAAAGCCTAAGCACCTGGCCCCTCACGGAGAAATCTGCTGACCCTGGCCTCACCTCGCAGCCCGCACCCACCGCTCTTCTGAAGAGTAACCAAATTCCCAGGCAAAGAGCCGAGCACATTTTGTGCCTGGTGTGTGTGCACCGGCCCTCACACCCCTGCAGCCTTCACTGTGTAGACTCaaagcagcacacacacacccttgctCACCGTCTCACGGCCTGCACACGCACTATACCCTCTGTCTAGAAGACCCCTTGTCTGGCTGAGCCGGGCTCCAGCTTCCTACTTCGGAGCATGCTCCCTTAGGACACCCGTCCCTCCTGGCGTGACGCCATCACTTGGGGACATGCTCAGGGCCGGTCCCTCCCGCTGGACCCACACCTGCAGAGGCAGGGCCTGGGAACTCCCACTCGCTGCTGTAGCCCCCGCACCTCGCCAGGGCGAGGGCTCGACAAGATTTGCTCAGGGCAGTTATTCTTGGCATGCTTTGCTCATTAAAAACAGATCTGAAAAGTCCCAGCGTCTCAGAGGTTCCAGGACTCCATCATCAAGCCTGCTGCTGACACACACCAGTCAGATGGCCGTGTACTTGTGGTCAGAAGGCCTGGGTTCAAGCTTGCCCACTGACATCCCGTTATGGGCTATCACAAAAATCAAattcttaggggtgcctgggtggctcagtcggttaagctgccaacgcttgatttcagctcaggtcgtgatctcagggtcgggggttccatgctcagtggggagtctgcttctcccgcttgctcagcccctccccccacacaagTGCTCGCCCGcgcactctatctctctctaaaataaataaataaaatcttttaaaaaatcaaactcttaATCTTTCAACTGTGAggctaagaaacaaactgagggcttcagaggggagaggggtgggggaatgggataggctggtgatgggtattaaggagggcacgtattgcacggtgcactgggcgttatacgcaactaatgaatcatccaactttacatcaaaaaccagggatgtactgtatgatgactaacataatataataaaaaatattattataaaacaaaaaacaaacaaaaaaaacctgtgagGCTAAGAAAAACCCCTTAGAAGTCCACTCTTAGGGTCAGAGGAGGCAATACATCATAGAACTTTAGAAACTACGGACAGATGTCCACATGTCAGGCGCCGCTTTGGCCACCTGCTTGGGCTGGTGTGAAAAGCCACTTGTTCTGTCCTACACAAGTGCCACACTCTGACCTCACACCACATCTGCATGCTCACTAGGCATGGCTGCAGCGTGCTGGGAGCAGGtgccaggcagaggagaagcagagagggtgAGGAGCCACACACAGGGCTGCAGCGCCCCCTCTGCAAGTGCACTGGGCAGGGGGCCCGGCTCACCATCCCTGCCCCCAGATGCTGTCCTCTCCAAATGCCCCCTGCCTCCTGAGATGCCCTCTCCTCCAGTCCCCGTCTGCTGGGGTTGAACCCACTCTCCAAGAGCCAGCTGTCTCCGCTCACAGGAACTACTGAGGATTTGTGTGTCACCAGGCACATCACACGCACTCCTGCATCGCCCCTTCCCAGTGAGCCTGTGAAGGTCAGGTTATCACCATGCAAACGTCATAGATGAGAGACCAGAGGCCAGACAGGGAAGCCTGGTGCGGGGAGCCGAGATGTGGCCCCCAGCACAACCTGCAAGCCAGAGATCGGAGTCCCAACCCTAGTTCTCACTCAGGCACCGCCTGCCTTCCCCAGCACCCCTACCAGAACACAGCATTTCTCCATCCTGAAAACCCTTGAGCCcttgtttctctcatttatggcaCCCATCAAATTCTGCTTTTTCACCGtagttatttttcatgtttgttcTAGGCCTGCCATTAATCTGTGAGCTCCTTAGGGGCAGGCTGTACTTCCAACATATATCTTTATATCCCTGCAGCCCTTATCCAAGTGTCTGGTGGGTAGCAAGCACCGGTCAAATAGCAGCTCAGCCAGAAAGCTATTAAACCTGGAAGAGCTGGCTAACCACCACCAGCTCCACGCGGAATGAGCTGGCGGGAAGGAAGGCCAGCCTGGTCCCCACTGCTTGTGACAGGCCACTAACATTCATCACTGCACATATGGCAACAACAGGGAAGGGGAAACAAAATCGCTATCTCCAGCCACCGAGACTCATCCAAGTTATTGACGCTTTCAGTAACGGGTACGCGGCTGCTGGTTCCCACAGGCACCCACTTGAGGACCCACAGCCTGCCTCTCTGtccgtccccaccccccactctccccCTCAACTCTTCATGACCAGCCAGTCCTGCTTTCCTCTCCGTGCGTTCCCAGACTCTCCAACTCTGGTGAGAGGGGCCATGGCTCCAACAAGCCGTGCTCACACCTTTGCCTCCAGACTCATGACTCTGCCCTGAGCCTCTCGTCTGCATCCTCCCATAACCCACTACGATTCCACCACCCACGGTTCAACCACTGctctgtctgcccccagccctgcagtctctgtcctcttctcttctctccactgTGACACGCAGCCTCATGGGGCCCTTAACACATCCAGGAAAGTGGCAGACATGTGGCGGCCCATCAAGTCGGGGTGTCTCTCGTGACCATGATCCCTGGCAGCCagttaaagaggaaagaaatacagGCAGACAGAAAAACCTCACTGTTCCTAAGAAACAAGCTTCTATTTGATCTTTAGTTTGACAGGAAATGAGCGACCTTGGCACCACTCTTCCCTCTCAGGGGCACCTTTTGAGAATCAAACAAGGCACTGCTCTGCTTCGCTCCCATTGGTTGGAAGCCCAATCACGTCGTTTCCTAGGCAAGGCCTTGACGCGTGGCATTCTCCTCACTGCTGGCTGTGTGGCAGGGAGACTGCTAGTGGAAACAACCCCAGTGAGCTAGGGCTTCCACCCCAACCTCCCCAGAGCTCGACCCACCATCTGGCAGACGGACTTGGCGTCCTCCGAAAACTTCTCTGAATACTGCTCGGTGTCCTTCCTCACTCTTCGGTCCACCTCCTCTCGCTTGActttctctttgaattttctgAATGGAGAATGTCCCTCAATCATTTCATATATCAGACAGCCAAGTCCCCACCAATCAGGACTAAATGTATAGTTTTCATTATTGATAACTTCAGGAGCTACATAACAAATAcagggaaatttaaattaaattttggttttaaattttcttgtaatTAATTCCAAATAACACATTATAAACTTAATGTTTGTTACAACATGAACCCTGGAAATGTGTTAAGGGgcagaagacagacacagaaGGCCCAAGAGTGTGGATCCTATTTACATGAAGCAGGCAGAAGAGACAACTGGTAGAGACACAGAGCAGGCAAGCAGCCGCAGGAACGGGGCCGGAGGGGATGCTCATGGGCCCAGGGTCTCtttctggtggtggtggttgcacagctctgtgtGCGTGCTGAAATCCACTCCAGTATACACTTCCGAGTGGTGGATTTCATGGTATGTGACTTATATTTCAACAAACGGGTTATTGGAAACAGTCTGTGCTATCCCCCGGGGAATGAAATGAGCAGCCACAGAGTAGCACACGTGGGGAACTGGTGCTGTAGGGCAGACCCTGCCTCCTGAGCAGGGTGCTCCCTCAGACACGCAGAGCCACACCCACAGGTGCCCCGAGGGCACTGACCCCCCCATAGCAGCTGACTGAAGACACAGTGGGGCATGGGATGTTCCTGCAGGACTCTGCGGAGGCCCTCGGGTTCCCTCATGTCAGAGGCCATGCCTGGGTCAGGCTGGCACTGCCGGGCTGGGAGCtgagcccaggccagggcctcACAGGCACAGAGGCTTTGCAATAACCAGGGGAACACGAGTTCGAGAGGGCCCAGAGGGGCCAGTGTGCCCAGGATGGTGGCAGCAGCAGAGTGTGGGCCCCGTCCTGCCCTGATTCTGCCCTCACTCAGCTGCATGACCTCTGCCGGCCTCACACCTGGTCTCTGTAAGACAGGAGGGCAGCCAGGAGGACTCCCCTGCAGGGTCAGCACTGGCCAGGCACAGACTTCCAACACTACCCGTGCTCCCTCCAAGTGGCTTAGAACTTCTCTGTGTTGTGAGGACGCGGGCGCCCAGACAGAAAGCACAAGGATCTGGAAGCAGCCTTTCACATACCCATGTAGCCGACGGTCCCCACTCTTCCTCGGATGGTCCCCCCTTCCGGGATCTCCGTGGCTAAACCCAGGTCTGAGATCCGGATGTGCCCTGTGTGTGTTCAAACACATTACAAACCACAGGGGGCATGCTGACACATTCATGACAAtaaacagtggggaaaaaatctaaaattacatCTAACTTCTCCACATCTAGTAAAATACTATGCAGAACATTTGGTTCCACTAACACAACAGGAAATTGGAGTTACAGCTAACTACTAATCAGAAAGCCCTTTAACCACAGACAACCACTTAATAAGATAGAAGCACTGTGTTTATTACTTAATTTCCTGTAACTACCAGACCCATAAATACAACTATAATGAATAGTATATGAACTACACAAGAGAAAACGAACACGTTTTGTCAGAATACCAGTAGGCTTATATTCAGGAACAGCAACAGGCAAGTAATAGGAGTTTTTCTCCGAAGAACAAATTGtcatagcaaaataaataaaatcaaggaaactAAAGAGACTGTGTTGTATGTTAATGCCTTTATATAGAAAGATTTACATAGTTATTAAACTCAGTATGAAAATAACAATTTGTAGAAAACTTTCTTTTGAGAGTCTAGAAAGATAAACCAGCCCTGGAGGCAGACGCCCCACTCACCTTGTTGGCCGTGAGTCTCCAGCTCCTGACAGTGTACctgcatgtagtaggtgctcaataaatacaatcGACGAAATGAATGAACCAACCAATAAGCATGTACTCAACACTGAAAATCCACCACGTGCCCTCGCGGCACTGAATTTGCTTTAACACAGACTGCACTATGCCTTAGACGGGAAAATGGGCCTTCCCCTAGCACGCCAGCACTGTGA from Ailuropoda melanoleuca isolate Jingjing chromosome 11, ASM200744v2, whole genome shotgun sequence includes the following:
- the GRK4 gene encoding G protein-coupled receptor kinase 4 isoform X2, whose amino-acid sequence is MLKLPPVSQCSELRHSIEKDYSSLCDKQPIGRLLFREFCDTQHDLKGRIEFLDAVAEYEVAADENRRSCGLQIFDTFFGAKPAAPLPEIPSRVLRECRLRLKQSPGKDVFEECTRIVHNYLSGEPFEEYQESPYFSRFLQWKWLERQPVTKNTFRHYRVLGKGGFGEVSLSYAYETKDSLCLVLTIMNGGDLKFHIHNMGNPGFDEQRAIFYAAELSCGLEDLQRERIVYRDLKPENILLDDRGHIRISDLGLATEIPEGGTIRGRVGTVGYMAPEVINNENYTFSPDWWGLGCLIYEMIEGHSPFRKFKEKVKREEVDRRVRKDTEQYSEKFSEDAKSVCQMLLTKNPKQRLGSKAGAVEVKAHPVFKDINFKRLEANILDPPFCPDPHAIYCKDIVDIEQFSTVRGVYLDTTDDTFYSQFATGCVSIPWQNEMIESGCFKDINEDEPEENMVLNVEEKMYHSVPKPKRGFFCRLFRRGGCISGGPSEKEELPTSL
- the GRK4 gene encoding G protein-coupled receptor kinase 4 isoform X3, with the protein product MLKLPPVSQCSELRHSIEKDYSSLCDKQPIGRLLFREFCDTQHDLKGRIEFLDAVAEYEVAADENRRSCGLQIFDTFFGAKPAAPLPEIPSRVLRECRLRLKQSPGKDVFEECTRDLKPENILLDDRGHIRISDLGLATEIPEGGTIRGRVGTVGYMAPEVINNENYTFSPDWWGLGCLIYEMIEGHSPFRKFKEKVKREEVDRRVRKDTEQYSEKFSEDAKSVCQMLLTKNPKQRLGSKAGAVEVKAHPVFKDINFKRLEANILDPPFCPDPHAIYCKDIVDIEQFSTVRGVYLDTTDDTFYSQFATGCVSIPWQNEMIESGCFKDINEDEPEENMVLNVEEKMYHSVPKPKRGFFCRLFRRGGCISGGPSEKEELPTSL